One region of Mangifera indica cultivar Alphonso chromosome 3, CATAS_Mindica_2.1, whole genome shotgun sequence genomic DNA includes:
- the LOC123210419 gene encoding major allergen Pru ar 1-like has product MGVLNINTEITLTVAPSRMFKAMILDSHNVLPKLVPQSFKNIKLIEGDGGVGSIKLINFADGSQYKYVKHRIDVLDKENFVCKYTLIEGDNLGEKLESIVYEVKFEASGKGGSICKVASEYHTKGDHEIKEEVFKASQEKAVELYKVVEAHLLANPDLYA; this is encoded by the exons ATGGGTGTTCTTAATATTAACACAGAGATTACACTCACTGTTGCTCCATCCAGGATGTTCAAGGCTATGATCCTGGACTCTCACAATGTTCTTCCAAAGCTGGTGCCACAATCATTTAAGAACATTAAGCTGATTGAAGGCGATGGAGGCGTTGGCAGCATCAAGCTAATCAACTTTGCTGATG GAAGCCAATACAAGTATGTGAAGCACAGGATTGACGTACTCGACAAAGAGAACTTTGTGTGCAAGTACACTTTGATCGAAGGTGACAATTTAGGGGAGAAGCTTGAATCGATTGTTTACGAGGTTAAGTTCGAGGCTTCTGGCAAAGGTGGAAGCATTTGTAAGGTGGCTAGTGAGTACCATACAAAGGGTGATcatgaaataaaagaagaagtcTTCAAGGCAAGCCAAGAAAAAGCAGTTGAATTGTACAAGGTTGTGGAAGCACATCTCTTGGCAAACCCTGATCTCTATGCCTAA
- the LOC123210422 gene encoding major allergen Pru ar 1-like, with protein sequence MGVFTCEMEVVTKILPAKIFNALILDGDKLIPKIVPQAIKLIEGDGGPGSIMKITFGEGFLFDYVKDKVEALDKENFIYSYSLIEGDALIKSLEKITNEIKLAPSPDHGSICKSISKYYTIGDFAITDEQIKAGKEKSSGLFKAIEAYLLANPDA encoded by the exons ATGGGTGTGTTTACTTGTGAAATGGAGGTGGTTACGAAAATCCTCCCAGCTAAGATATTCAACGCCCTTATCCTTGATGGTGACAAACTCATCCCCAAGATCGTGCCACAGGCCATTAAGCTCATTGAAGGAGATGGAGGGCCTGGCAGTATTATGAAGATTACTTTTGGCGAGGGTTT CCTATTTGACTATGTGAAGGATAAGGTTGAAGCATTAGACAAAGAAAATTTCATCTACAGTTACAGTTTGATTGAGGGTGATGCATTGATAAAATCACTTGAGAAAATCACCAATGAGATTAAGTTAGCACCTTCTCCGGACCATGGATCCATCTGCAAAAGCATAAGCAAGTACTATACCATTGGTGACTTTGCGATTACGGACGAGCAAATCAAAGCTGGCAAAGAAAAGTCTTCAGGATTGTTCAAGGCCATTGAAGCCTACCTTTTGGCAAATCCTGATGCCTAA